cgtcccaacgaacctgtaaaattgaagcaatccacgaaaattggcctccacgaattttaatgattccacagtatataaaaaatcatcgcaaaaaaagtttatttccaAGAAAGGTAACTCTCAAAATTAGGGGCTGTCAACATTCCACAACAATGATATTATGTAATTTCCCATATTTATATAACAATTAATTTGTTAGCCTTGAAGGCACTTATTATGCAGATTCATATCatctgaacttttaaaatatgttacatgctATCCATGATACTGTCCTTGTGAGAAAGGCTTCATACAATAGCAAATCCGGGTGCTGATGGGCTCagtaaaaaacaaaagcaaTAACTTTGATTAAATAAGTCAATATTAACTAGGTACTAGTTTGATTCGATCTTATAAATTGTGTATTGCATTTGACGCTTCGTGATATAGTACAGACACAAGCCGAAAATGGCGACATATATGCAGAAGAAACCGCGCCGCAGACGACAGCAGCAGTATTAcgtttaataaaaagaaacaaatagcCTACTTACCACGCCAATATCTCATAATTTCACATCTTGTTTTCAGGGGGTAATAGGTTGTTAGTTTGACAGATCCATCGTAACGGTTGTGTTGACAGTGAATATCTATTTTTAGCATGCTGGAAAATCCCTTTTTAATGTGGTAACTCGTTCGTCGGAATCAATGCGAATAAGAGAttcgaatttttatttttacgttAAAACACAAGAATTCTCCGATATCCAAGAGTTTAACTATTTGAAATGGGGGATAAATTCAATTAATATTGTCTTAACAAGTATAAAACGCAAATCCGGATTGCGTCAAGGTATTCAAAAATAGTTAAATAAAGTATGGCGCCACACTTAAACCAACACAAAACCGATTAATTATTATTCGATTTTCATCAATGTAtctctatgtaaaattttattttggtttaagGTTGGCGCCTATAtggaatcaataaaaataactgAGCGTATCTGTAAAAATTGGCTGATTTTACCATACCGTGTCCGGTTTTAGCTCATATAAAAGCGTCCGTGGTGTTTCCCGAAACATTTTCGAGGCGGAAATGTAAAGACAAATGTGTCATGAGTAACTGACAACAAATTGGCTTCAAAGTAATGAAGTTTGATTTTTACGGATATACAGGGccaaaatcatacatatttgGCTTTAGTTCTTTAGGATACAACGTATTtcgataattttgaaacatacatttggatggtgttcatatgatttttgtgcaattaagccttatatcatttaaaaacgcGTGACTTGTGTTCTTTTCAAAGTAAAGACCTGAAATTTGGACACAACCACCACCAGTGTTTAAGCATTGTGTCAAACGAATTTTAAGGTCATATcaacaggtcaaaggtcaaatatgatgacgtcatttaggatttttatcaatttatacctcCGTCAAACATACTTAAACCTTAATTAATCTAAAACCAatggttaaattttctttattttgatatatttcaataaCAGGGTCATGACAATCATActcttatattttattcaaatttgagtGATACGTTTTTTTAGATACCGTTAAGTGCTGCAAATGTTCGTCTTAAAAGAGTATTCACAAGCActagttttacattatattgaATGAGAAATTATCTTAAGTTAccagatattatttatttcagtatttttaaGTAACAAGAAGGTTTTCCATTTTAAATAGCAGcacaaatatttgtattatCTTGATAAATTACTTAATGGcatacaaaaatataacaatgacTATTTCATTTAACACTCCACTGAAAGGAGATTCCAATGGTAGGTTTGGGGCGATGTGGGCAAAAATTGTGAGGtcggatttttttcaaattttacgtaTTAAAAGATTTCATTCCAAAGGaaagaatataaatatttcaggAAAAATTTTGCTTATctgttttgtactaccttaaaattcaatgatatgttattttgcatgacaagtgcaggtagtttctaatctgtatttgaattacgcacatttttttaatatgaattttcgggctttttcgacacaagaatgttgataaaaccccatatgaatcatgttaagtaatatttaaagatagaattaatttaattcagtcaaactatgtatcagtgatagataTATATCTGGAGAATTTagggatccaagcaatattgaactctcgtctcgttcaaccaaacgctcggctgtcgccgttaatctccgacaagcatgCAAGaaagactctctgcttgtcggagatctacggagacagccgagcgtcgagttgaacgagactttattgaactctggcgtaagaatacatacgactacaaaaaatatcttaattgttcgtaccatttaaaatctggctattttcaaggtatttataaataagtttccttgaaaaaaaagcTTTAGCGTACATtatttcgaatttatcaattattttcaagaactaagtcttgtcagcggcagtgatttgtgctttgatctaaacactgtttcactttcggtttgtcagagtaactgcataggagagttgattaaaatcaactcccaaaaataattacctaaaaaaaggttttaaacaaatatagcacatattgaaattttcatactttttgcATTAGATATTGTAAACGCAAAATGggattatataaattaatgcaATTAGTCCCatccttttttaataaaaaaattaccaaattaGGATAGTTCAAGAATCTTTCAGTGTAAAAGATTCCTGGATCGTTAAGACTAAGACTTGTAAAATGTGTATATTAGATTGTGTTaccttttcttttttgtaagaCTACAGGCTCCACTCAAAAGTCTTCTGAAACACAGAATTTGGTCTACAAAGAGGAACTGGGAAAAAGAAATGAGGtaagattctctctctctctctctctctctctctctctctctctctctctctctctctctctctctctctctctctctccaagaGATTCAGTTCCCTTAAACGTACCTCCGCTGCCTGCATGGGCTTTAATATAACATGTTAACAATTAGACCCATTTAAACAATAGCTCGGACTTTGGggagttgtgtcaaacagcaatatgacgtagacctgtctatttcattgcttgccactcagccatggctcttgtaaatcaacaaattttgtctggcttttgagctaagactaccaAATCTATGAATATTCCATCCAAAACCagcgtgtttttttttaacttgttttgatggaAGAAACAGATAGTTACGTCCtataccgaaagtccaaggtattgtaaaaatggttctaaagtgaaaattattttgttaatttttcataGAATAAATAAGAAATCACCTTTCGCAATTTTTAACAATTAGGGTCGGTGGTTGAAGATTGAAAATATAGTACGTGAGAAGATGGAACAGTTTGACGATTACTGTACCCAGCTGGTCTCTCAGAACGAGGCTAGACGGGAAGAGAATGAGAGAAACGCCCATCAGCTATATAACAAGCTGTGGTTAGAAGAGGAGAAGGTAGGAAAATCAAATCCATTCAATAATAAAAGTACTAAAAATACTGAAAAGCGTCAAGCcagaaagaaaatgttaaacagataccgaatgatataaaaataaccGTTACGCTTTAAAAATCCCCGATTTTAGCAAATGTAAAGCAACAATATATACCACTGTATAAACGGATTTattgattgtaaaatttattagaCGGGTTAGAATATACTAGAACTGTTCCACCCTTCCTTCCCCCTTTCAAACTAACTTACACCTACATGTCCAATCGTACACAATATGACGATATCGATATCAGCTTTAACTTTTTGTATTTGCCTATTTGATGTAGGCAAATCGATATTGATACGATATCGTCTATATCGATACCATGGTAAGATAACGTCACAAATTAGACATTAATGCAAAATAATGAATATGGAGTTTTACAATTGCAATATAATATCGATACAATATCGTCGATTTCAACACAAAGTATAGCTGTATAAAGTAATGATGTGCAATGTCTCTACGGTTGAAGTTAGCGAATCGACATTTAAGTACGATATCTTCGATATCGATATAAATGTTGACACCGTAAATTAATAACAACAGTTGTTGACATTCGCAAATCGAAATCGATACGATATCGTTGATATGAAGCCAATTTAAGACAACATTGTTGCAAATAACTTCTTAGGTAATGGAAAATGGTGTTTGACGATAGTGAAATGATATCGATACGATAGCAACATTATCATCGATCTCGATTCTCGATACTACATTGTGTCTTGAACATAATTCAACTTACATCTTTTGAAAAAAGCAATTTACGAAAGACTACAGGAAATGATATAATTGAGACTAAAATTATAGATATAAAAAGACTTTTTTGCCAGAATTTCCCTCCTGCAagaatgtttattgtttaatatttgcatGCATAGAAAAGAGAAGCAGTGATAAGAAATTCAGCGTGTGACAGGATATGGCGTCACCACGCCTTAATGCGCCAGAGGGGCGAGGAAGAATGGAGAAGAAAAATGGCCAAGAAAATCCCAGCGTCGCACGAAGTAAgcctctgtctgtctgtctgtctgtctctctctctctctctctcttgtaatAAACATAATCACCTTCTGGAATGTTGCCCCGGCTATTTCTGGGGGTTCCTATTCCTCAAAACCTAGCTCACAAAGTTTTCctatatgtaaaaaaagaaactcATTGCGAAATAACCAGACGCATAAAGTTTGTTGAAACTAAACCTTCAGTTAAtaaagaggcccatggggccacatcgctcacctgagcaacaatgggcgttcaaaagatattatGCCATATGGTCcatcggtagaataacaaaaaataaatattgtaaagtattcgaattttacacttgtttttgcatacacgtaatctttgacattgtaccttcatgaaatacttttttttaccagaataagaaaatcctacgcaagatataaaactaaacatttggtaggggtacactgttaagttgttaacttccaattccctatattttcgttctgccccccccccccattttgtaaagcgatcaaaatatatgagatcatataggtacatttttttcatcaactacttactagttattgtatttaaatatatatatatatatatatatatatatatatatatatatatatatatatatatatatatatata
The window above is part of the Magallana gigas chromosome 10, xbMagGiga1.1, whole genome shotgun sequence genome. Proteins encoded here:
- the LOC105346245 gene encoding uncharacterized protein isoform X1, producing MDSNRTIVEDNIDDSFGNDLEKNGDFPSTGSRYLGSTQYWDSSFPSLLTHLGVDTGLPKMKRVPQKRKTTGSTQKSSETQNLVYKEELGKRNEGRWLKIENIVREKMEQFDDYCTQLVSQNEARREENERNAHQLYNKLWLEEEKKREAVIRNSACDRIWRHHALMRQRGEEEWRRKMAKKIPASHEKKDVKLDAELIT